Proteins from a single region of Lelliottia sp. JS-SCA-14:
- the flgH gene encoding flagellar basal body L-ring protein FlgH produces MQKNAVFRYPILTVLAVTLSGCALIPSKPLVEGATTAQPVPGPTPVVNGSIFQSAQPINYGYQPLFEDRRPRNVGDTLTIALQENVSASKSSSANASRDGKTDFGFDTVPRYLQGLFGNARADVNASGGNSFNGKGGANASNTFSGTLTVTVDQVLVNGNLHVVGEKQIAINQGTEFIRFSGVVNPRTISGTNTVPSTQVADARIEYVGNGYINEAQNMGWLQRFFLNLSPM; encoded by the coding sequence ATGCAAAAAAACGCGGTTTTTCGTTATCCAATACTGACTGTCCTGGCCGTTACCCTCAGCGGGTGTGCCTTGATCCCGTCAAAACCTCTGGTAGAGGGTGCGACTACCGCCCAACCCGTTCCCGGCCCGACGCCGGTGGTAAACGGCTCCATTTTCCAGTCAGCGCAGCCGATTAACTACGGTTATCAGCCGCTGTTTGAAGACCGTCGTCCGCGTAACGTGGGCGATACGCTGACCATTGCGCTGCAGGAAAACGTCAGCGCGAGCAAAAGCTCCTCGGCGAACGCCAGCCGCGACGGCAAAACCGACTTCGGCTTTGATACCGTTCCGCGCTATCTGCAGGGCCTGTTTGGCAATGCGCGTGCCGATGTGAACGCTTCTGGCGGCAACAGCTTTAACGGCAAAGGCGGCGCGAACGCCAGCAACACCTTCAGCGGTACGCTGACGGTGACCGTCGACCAGGTTCTGGTGAACGGCAATTTACACGTGGTGGGTGAAAAACAGATCGCCATTAACCAGGGCACTGAATTCATTCGCTTCTCCGGTGTGGTTAACCCTCGCACCATCAGTGGCACCAACACCGTACCGTCCACCCAGGTGGCGGATGCGCGCATTGAGTACGTCGGTAACGGCTACATCAATGAAGCGCAGAATATGGGCTGGCTGCAACGCTTCTTCCTTAATTTATCGCCGATGTAA